From Pleurocapsa sp. PCC 7319:
TATTTATAATCATGAATTAGCCTAATAATCGCGGTTTTAAAATTAAACTATTCCAATTTTTTCAGTAATCAATTAATTACTGAAATAGATTTTGCTGTCAATTTTTAATATAGCGATCGCCCAATAATAGTTAATCGAAAAAAATAGCTCGATTCTTACTATTTCAATCAACAAAAATTCAAACAAAAATAACCCCTTATCAGATCACAAAATATTTTTGCAAGAGTTCTAGCGTAGAACAAGTCGTTCAAATAGTGGCACTAGCCTGTGAATCTCCCGAAGAATCAGAAAGACCAGTAAGTCATTGGACAGCCAGAGAGTTAGCAGCAGAAGCAGTTAAAAGAGGAATAGTGTCAAAGATTTCCCCTCGAAGTGCGGGACGTTTTTTAACAAGAAGCCACACTAAAACCAGATCTCCATCGTTACTGGTTAAATCCCAAAATTGATGACCCCCTAAAATTTAAAAAGCAAGTCAAATATATCTGTCAACTGCATCAAAATGCCTTAAAGTTATTAGAACAAGGTATTCATTTGGTTAGTACCGATGAAATGACAGGTATTCAAGCTCTTGAAAGATTATTTCCAGCCAAACCAGGCAAGCCTAAACAAGTAGAGAAAATCGAATTTGAGTATGAACGCCACGGAACCTTAAGCTTAATTGCTAACTGGGATGTAGCCAGAGGAAAAGTACTTACTCCCTCTATCGGTGCAACTCGAACTGAACAAGATTTTTATGAACATATCCAGAAAACAATTCAGACTGATGAAAAAGGGTCATGGATTTTTATCGTGGATCAACTCAATACTCATAAATCAGAAAGTTTAGTTAATTTAGTAGCATCAAACTGTGGAATTACTACGGATTTAGGAGTTAAAGGGAAAGAAGGAATTTTAAAATCCATGACCAGCCGTGAGGCTTTTTTATCAGATGAATCACATCGGATTCGCTTTGTATATATTCCGAAACATACATTAGGGCTGAACCAAATTGAGTGTTGGTTTTCTATTTTAGTCAGGCGTTTGCTCAAAAGAAGTAGTTTCTGTTCGACTGAAGACCTGGAGCAAAAGATTCTGAATTTTATTGATTACTTTAATTGGCATTTTGCCAAGCCGTTTGTGTGGAAGTTTGAGGGTTTTAAAGATCATGATTAACTGGTGGATTATTTCCGCCTAGCTGCACTAGATTAACTTGGAGAGATCTAAAATCTAATCGCAATGGTTTGGGTCAGGTGACTCTGTTTGGCAAAGGAGGTAAAACCCGAACCGTATTACTGCCTGAAACCCTCTATCGCGATTTATTTAGCACCAGGACTAGTAAAGACCCAGAAGCAGCAGTTTTTGCCTCCCGCAAAGGTCATAAACCCCTTCAAGCCAGACAGATTAGAAAAATTGTTAACGATACCGCAGCAGAAGCAGGACTAAATGGTAGCGTTTCTCCCCATTGGCTGCGTCATTCTCATGCCAGTCACAGTCTCGATCGCGGTGCGCCACCCCAACTAGTTCAACAAACTTTGGGTCATCAATCTCTCCATACCCTTACTCGTTACGCCCACGCCCGTCCCAGTGACAGCAGTGGTTTGTATTTACCAAAGTGATTGAAAATTTACACGAAAGTTTTGTTCAACAAGCTAAAGTTCATAAGCCTAGATCAACACAGTGCTAATTATTAATTCATGGTCTGCGACTATTCGCATTCCTAGCATTTTTTTTCTCAATTAGCTCTTGGTTACGCCCTTTTAAATCATTTACTAATTGCGAAGGATAAGAAATTATAACCTTACTTTTTAAACGCTTACCTCTAGCTCGATCAAGTTTAATCCTAGCCTGCGAAAACAATAAAATTTTGTCTGGCATCTGTGTTAAATTACGGTGTTTTTTTAATTTATCAGCCTGCGTCTTTACTTGATTAATAAGATTCTTTCTAAAAGGAGCATATTTAGGATTTTTTCCTAATTGGCGGCGAAGCTGTTTAAATTTAGAATTCCATTTCACGTTTCCAAAATGGCTTTTTAACTCAATTACAAAACAATTATTTTCGGGAGAGGTAGCTACTATATCTATATCTCTTAATTTTTTTTGTTTAAATAAACGCAATAAGTAGTAAGACAGAATTAATTGTATATTTTAAGATAAAGTTTTAAGTGACTATTTTCAGGTTAAATTAAGGGGTCATTATAGGAGAAGTTGAGGCAATCGCTGAAAGTTCGGGAGAACCCAAAGTGCTCGGCGATCGCCTAAATAAAAGAAACCAGATTAAGATGAGATATATTAAGGGTTTAAACAAAGATACATTAAAACTTTTAAAGAGAATTTACCAGCAGAGTAAATATTATCAAGTAAGACAGAGAGCCCATTGTATTAAATTAAGTTATCAAGGCTATAAAATCTCAGAATTAAGGGAAATATTTCAAGTAAGTCGCAATACAATTTACAATTGGTTTAATGCTTGGGAATCATCTAAATTTTCGGGACTTTATAATAGTCCTGGTCGGGGAAGAAAAAAGCTATTTACTGTTGAGCAACAGCAACAAATAAAAAATTGGGTAAAAGACACGCCCAAAAATCTGGAAAAAGTCCAATCAAAAATTTTAAGAGAATGGGGAAACACCGTAAGTAAAAAGACTATAAAAAGAATAATCAAATCAGCTTATATGGGTTGGTCTAGAATCAAAAGAAGGGTAGGAGGAAATCCTATCCCTGAATTTTACGACCGAAAAGTCAAGGAATTAGACAAATTAAAAGAACAAGAGTCAACAGGAGAAATTGAAATTAGATACGTAGATGAAAGTGGTTTTTGTTTAATTCCATATATCCCTTATGCCTGGCAAGAAAGAAAACAAAAAATCGAAGTCCCTAGTCAACAAAGTAAAAGATTAAATGTCTTAGTACCTCTGTAGCTTCTGCAATATTTACAGAACGACAGTTAGCTTTAACCCAGTCTGGATTTAATGCTCGTCTAATAAGTAGCTCTTCAACGTGTTTTTTGTAGAGACGATTAACTTTACCGTTGAATTTTGGCTGAACGCTGAGAGATTGAATTATATTAGTCATTAGCTTTGCTACTTAATAATGGTTTAAGGAACAAGCTCAGGACAGACACATAATTTAATTTTTTTGGTAAAACTCTAAGGTTTATCTCTCGAATTTATAAGCCGATAGATTTGCGTTAAACAATTACAGTGGTTTACTTTCAGGGTATTTAAGGGCAAACGAGGTAAAATATCAGTTTTTAAGAAATCTTATTTCTATCCTGATTGTTTGTACTGTCGGCTAAGAGATTGATATGATATAAATGGGAGTGCAAAAGTTTTTTTGTTCATCCCATATTAAGACATCAGTACCAAATATGGTCTGTCTTGAACTTGTGTAAATGCAAAAGCGCCTTTTCTTTCCACAGAGCAGGGCGTTTTTGTATTTTTTGGGTACAAGACTATTTGATTATCACCTAGATTAGGTATTTTTGTGATGAAGCGTGCAAATAAGTTAAGAGAAATTAACCTGTCTCAACGATAAATACTTATTTTTAGTTTCAACTATTCGTATACTCCGTCTAAATTAAGCGCAGCGACATTGGACGGAGTTTTGGTTTGATTATTTATTGAACAGGAGCAATACACCTATGCACCCTAGCAATGTTATAACTGGAATAATCCAAGCAATCATAACGGTTTGATGGGCATATCTTCTGGCTGTTTCGGTCTGAATCACTAATTGTTTCTGCTTGGTTAACAAAACCGAAGTAGAGTTGACCAAACCAGTTGAGATAGTTTGAAGATTCTGATGTTCTCTGGCTAATCCTGACAAAACTTCAATCAGTTTGGTATCTAAATTCTGTTGATTCTTCTGAATATTTTGTAGTTGATCTTTTAACTGCTCATTAATCCAGTTGGAAGTATCAACTATCTGGGTTGTATAAGCTTCTACCGATTCTTCCAACTCGGTTTTTGCCTTGACTATCTTCTCCCCAGAACCACCCAACACCTCAACAGCAGCAATATTCTGTGCCACACAGAAATAGAAATCAAACAACTCATTATCAACAAAATACCGATTGTTATTCAGCCATTGATATACTCGCTCGCGAACTTTTGACTCTTCATTCTTGAGTCGATCATCGATCAATTGCTGAAGTTCATTCTGCTGCTGAGATAAAGTTGGCTTCTTCAAATAAGTCACTAATCCAACCTCAAACTTTCAATATTGAAACCAGCATCATCAAATACCTTGTAGACTCGTCGCATATATCCACGTAATCCAGCCAATTGAGCTGTACTAAACTCCGAATGTCTTCTGGCTTCAGTAAAACTTAGAGCATTCTTATAAACCGTTGTGGCAGTATCTAATCTCAACTTAGGTAGATCAATTACTTTCAGCTTATATTCAGCTATCAACTTGGGCGTAATAAACTGGTCAAAACTATCCCAGTCTTCACATCGACCTAAATTCCTGACTAATATATGTTTGGCATTATTCTCAACAAATTCTAGCGTTCTGAAAAAACCCTCATAGCATTCAGTTGAATCATCCAAAACATACCAATTCTGAATCTCAACATCTAAATCTTTTGATGCTTCTAAAATATCGCTTGCTGTCAGCCAATGATTAAACGCTTCTTCCACATTCCCTGGCAAGTCTACCAAGACCAATTTCTCTAAAGCCAAGTCCAAAATGCGGTCTGGTATCTTCAAATTCTTATCCAATTCACTAAAGCGAGTTGGTAGGGCAAATTCAGGATGAGCTTTCAAAAAACTTTCCTGTCTATCAGCATCCACAGCATAGAAATCTAACTCTGATTCTAAGCAATATGCAGCCTTTAATTTAGATAGCAATGTCTTCCCCACACCACCTTTCTTACAGTTAGAGATTTGAATACCTGGACGGGTGGGAATTATTTCAGATGTTGATTGTCCTGGTTTAGTTTGAACTTTCATATTTGGTTAATTACTTACTCGCAAATAACTTATCTACTGCCGAGCGCTTTCTATCTGGTTTATCAGTTTCATTACGAACTTCTTGCTTTATTTCTTCTGGCAGTTTTGGAGGCAATATCGAATTAACAGTATTAGGTATTTCTTCTGCTTCTTGATTTAAGGAGCGACGATACTCAGTGTGATATTGCTTTAGGGTAGCTGTACTAATCTTGACTCCTGATTCTGTAATTGATTCCGCCAAGTCATCATATTCACATCCTCTAGCTAAGGCTGCTTCAATTCTTCAATGCAACTTAGCAACTAGCGTTCTTAAATATCCTGGTTTTGATGCCTTATCTTTGGTCTTATCTATCCTTTTCGCGATCGCTTTTTCTATTGGACTTAGTTCAGACTGATTCATTTTCTGTTTGTAGCAATAACTCTGATATTATTCAGTCAGATATTTTATCAATTAAACAATAGCTCGAATTAAAAAAAATTCACTTTCAGTGTGACAGATTATGTTTAAAAAGACTGGTTTTATACTGGCTAAAATCCCACACCTGATGCACCCTTGGTAAGAATAAAATAAATTATCGTTATTTTTTAAATAAATATAGATAAGGTGTTTTTGGATATTTTAAAATATTAATAATAAGATATGTAAACTAGTTTTTAAATAGTAGTTTTTAAAAGTAAAAAGTGTCACCATCAAAAAAAGCAAATCAATGGGCAGCAGTTTACTGTCTTGGGCTTTGACGAGCGTGGGCAAATAAAAATACAAACCAAAGGAAAAACTCAGACGGTTAATCCTGATGCTCTTCTTTATTCTGACTATCGCTACGTTGATACAGTTCACAGCAGCCAAGGGAAAACTGCTAACCACTGCATTTATGCTGCGGGTTCTGGTAAATCTCTCACTGTAGTCATGTTCATGAAGCAGCTAGACCTGAAACTATGGCAGCAGCTTTGATTCCACAAGAGTCTGAAAAAGAACCTTTTTTCTCTAATGCAGGGAGAGCGGTAATGGCAGAGTTATTTCACCAGACTAAAAGCAATCAGGAACTATGGGAGTTATTAAAAAGTGATACCAAAACTTTAAGCTCATTTATCTCAGGAACTTTGGCTGCTAGATATTTGGGAGAAGAAAGAGCAGCAACTTCTGTACTGTCTACTGCTTCTAACTACTGTCAGTTCTACGCTTGCCCAACTCAGCCTCAGAATAAAGCTCTTAGTTTTTATGAATGGGGTGGGAGCGATAGTCCTAGTTGGATCTTTGTTACCTTAAGAGAAGACGAGTCTGAATTGCTTAGACCTCTCCATAGCTTGATTTTTGAATTGATGCTTAAAGGTTTACTATCCAATATAAATCGATCTAGAAAGACGGCAATTATTATCGATGAATTGGGTGCATTGAATCAACTTCCCAGTCTACATCGACTACTGAGTGAAAGCCGTAGATTTTTAGGTTGTCCTATTTTAGGTACTCAAACCGAGGCTCAGATAATCGATAAATACGGGCTGCAACAGACACGGACTATTTTACAGGGAACCTCACGGGGTGACAGAGGAGTTAAAAGGAAGACGAGCAGTTAAATGTAGCGGTGTGATGGTAGAAAAAAGGGGTAAAAATTATTGAGAATTACCCCTAAACAAAAATGTTGCCAGGATTCTATCACAAATGTATGGAGAAGTTATTGACCCCAAGGCAATATGCAACCCTAAGAATAGTCGTACTACTATTACAAAACTATAGAACAATTCAGATTGAAAAACTGGCTTCGCTCCTACCGATTCCGCTCAAATATCAAAGCCGTCGTCGTCATCTACAAAGATTTTTGATGTTACCAAAGTTAACACCTAAATGTATTTGGTTTCCCATCATCAAAAAATGGTTAAAAATCAACCAAACTAACAAGAGAATTTGCTATGTAGCAATTGATAGAACTAGATGGAAGGAGCGAAATTTATTTGTAGTCAGCCTAATCAAAAATAAAAGAGGTATACCTTTACATTGGATCTTACTAAATAAAAAAGGAAATAGTAATATTGCCGAGCAAAAAAGGTTACTCAAATCCACATTGAGATTATTAAAAGGATATCAAGTAGTCATAATTGGAGATAGAGAATTTGGCAATATTAATCTAGCAGACTGGCTCTCTAAGCGAAATTGCAAGTATGTATTGAGAACTAAAAACAATAAATACATCCAAGAAAAAGGAAAGGATTATCAACAATTAAAGTCTTTAGGATTAGCTCCAGGAAACTCTAGTTATTATAAGCAAGTTAAATTTACCAAACAACCAGGAATGAGTCGAGTAAATAGGGAGCATCCCATTTCGGAAGAAAAACAGAAGAAGTAGAGAAATAAGAACAATGAAGGTCAAACTGAAAGAAGACTTGAGTTATAAGGAAGGTTAATGACTCCATCAGAGAAAGTACGTGTTCAAGAGTGTGTCCAAGAACTATCAGAGATTTTGTATCGTAATACTCCATTAGACAAATGCCAGACCTTGGAGGATATAGAGAAATCAGTTAGAGAACATCTCTTGGAATCAGTCGGACCCAAGATGGCATTTTTTTTATCGAACAAAAAACTCAAACAAACATTGGAAAAGAGCGAATAATCAAAAGCTCGGTCGGAAAATTACGTTTACGTCGTCGACAATTAGAAAAGCTAGGTGTAGAAGCAAGAACCCGTATTAGTCCTTTGCTTCAAAAATGTTGTCTATGTTTGAGTGCTAATGAATCATTTTCTCAAGCAGAGCAAGACTTGTTTCTACTGACAGGGATAAAAGTAGGACATAGCACCTTACAGAGACATGTCTATACAGAAAAAGAGCATTTAGATTTTCCTGATAGCCCAATAGCTATCAACGAGGTATGCCTTGATGGAGGCAAAGTGAGATTGAGAACTCCAAACCGTGGAGACAAATGTGAGTGGCGGGATTATCAAGCAGCACGTTTATCAGCAGTCTATTACGGAGCAACGTTCCGAAGAAAGGAAGAGTTAACCGCATGGATTAATTCCCAAGTACTAACAAATCCTCTAATCTGTTTGGGAGATGGTCATTCGGGAGTATGGAATCTTTTTAGTCAAATTGCTAGCACACCACAACGACATGAAATTTTGGATTGGTTTCATCTCAAGGAAAACTTATTTAAGGTTGGCGGTTCACTGAAACGTTTGAGACAGGTAGAAACATTTTTATGGCAAGGAAAAATCGAGCAAGCGATCACTTTATTGAAACAAGAATGCCCTAAACGAGCGCCAAAATTTCTAGCTTATGTCGAAAAACATCGCCATCGTCTGGTTAATTATGAGTCGCTGCCAACTGAGCATCATATTTCAATTGGCTCTGGTGCGGTTGAATCGGCTATTAAACAACTCGATCGCCGTTTGAAAATTTCAGGAGCGCAATGGAATTCTAATTCTGTTAGCCCAATGCTGCGATTACGCTGTGCTTATCTTAACGGGCAAATTACTGCTTAGTCTATTTGCCAAAATGGGATGCTCCCAGTAAATATTGCTTTATATTGGCATAAAAGTACTAAAGGAAAAAAGAAGAATGAGGGCTGGTATTTAATTAATAATTTGTCTAATTTAAAGCAAGCAATTAAAGCTTACAAAAAGCGAATGGGAATCGAGGCAATGTTCAAAGATTGTAAATCTGGGGGGTATAATTTAGAGCAATGTCAAGGGAACGATAAGCGTTTATTATCTTTAATTTTACTGATAGCAATTGCTTATACTTGTGCCAGGGCTATTTCATTCTAAATGGTAGGATAACCATGTTAAGTTAGAATCGAATTGAATAAATGAATCAAATCGCACTTCTAGATGTCTTTGAGGGAATGCCAGACTGTAGAAGAAAACAAGGAAGAAGACATTCACTAAAATTGTGTTTAGCTTTGTTTACCTTGGCGGTGGCTGCGGGAAATCAAGGGTTTCTGGCGATAGGAGATTGGCTCTCGTCTTATAGCAGACAGTTAAAGGAACTGTTTGGCGTAGAGCGGTTGCCATCCTACAGTACCATTAGAAGAGCCTTGCTGGGTCTAGATTATGAAGAGTATTCATCTAGATTAGCTCGTTTTTTGGAGATTACTCCCAGAGAAGGGGAAACTTTAGCTGTCGATGGCAAAGTCTTGAGAGGCTCATACTTGTTATCGGAAGACAATCCTAACTGTGAGCCACATCAAGCGATAACGTTGGTTAGTGCTTACTTGGTCGAAAGAGGATTAATTTTAAGACCGCAGGAAGTCGAGAATAAGAGTAACGAAATTAAGGCGGTACCGCAGTTAATCGAAGCTTTAGCACTAAAAGGTGTCGTAGTGGCATTTGATGCCATGAACACCCAAAAAAACAGTAAAAACAATTGTCAAGAGTGGGAATCATTACTTAGCAGCAGTCAAAGGTAATCAGCCTCAGCTTTTTCCAACTATTCAATGGCATTTTATCCCAGAAGACAGTTTGAACAGATCAATTCAGGACATGGACGGATTGAAAAACGAAGAGTAAGTATCGCTCGAATCAGTCTTCATCTGACGGATTGGTTAGCAGTCAAAACAATTATTAAGGTTGAATCTGAACGTAAAACGAAATCTAAAATAGAATTTAATAACAGATATTATATTTCTGACTTAAAAGAAACAGCATTTCAGTTTTACCAAAGAATTCGTGGTTATTGGGGAGTTGAGAACAAAGTTCACTATGTAAGAGATGTAACTCAAGGTGAAGATAAATCGAGAATTCGTACCACTCCATTACCTCAAATCATGGCGATCGCGAGAAATTTAGCCCTAAATTTATATCGAGATGCTGGATTTTCTAATATGGCTCAAGCAGAACGAAAATGTAAGTATGGTCTTGAGCGCATTTTGGAAATTTTTAGAATGAAATAGCCCTGCCCTTATGCCTGGCAAGAAAGAAAACAAAAAATCGAAGTCCCTAGTCAACAAAGTAAAAGATTAAATGTCTTAGGCTTTTTAAGCAGACAAAATGAACTAGAAGTATACACTTTTAAATGCAGTATTAATAGTGACGTCATTGTAGCCTGTATAGACCAATTTTGTGAAAAAATCACCAAAAAGACCATTCTAATCATGGATAATGCTTCAATCCATCAAAATAACTTTCTCTGGAATAAGGAAGCAGAGTGGTCAGAAAAAGGACTAGAGATTTTCTTTCTACCAACTTATTCCCCTCATTTGAATATCATAGAAATTCTCTGGCGTTTTATTAAGTATAAGTGGTTAGAAAGTGATGCTTATGAAAGTTATTCTGCTTTAGTAGATGCTGTCGAAAATATTCTCAAAAACTTTGGTACGGAATATACAATTAATTTTGTCTAGGTACTTACTTGTTACTCATTACTCATTACTTCGTTTATTTAAGTAACCTACACCAACAGGATTTAGTATAAGCCCCCTCTCCTAGTAGCAGAAGAGGGAGGTAAGAGGATTGTTAAACAGGCATCCCCAAGATATCTTCAATCTTAGGCATTTCTGACAAAGGAATTACTCGCCCTTCATCTTCAAAATTCTCAATTTGGTCAAAGTTGAGATAACGGTATAAATCTCCTTCAAAGGGAGCAATTTTCTCTTTCACAACTGCCATATATTCCTCGACAGTCGGTATTTTACCCAACAAAGCACATACAGCAGCCAATTCTGCTGAACCAAGATATACTTGCGCGCCTTTACCCATACGATTGTTGAAGTTACGGGTAGAAGTAGAGAACACAGTGGCGTTATCTTCGACACGGGCTTGATTACCCATGCAGAGTGAACAGCCAGGCATTTCAGTACGTGCACCAGCAGCAGCAAATATGCCATAGACTCCTTCTTCACGCAATTGTTTTTCATCCATGCGAGTGGGAGGACAGATCCATAAACGTCCTTTAACTACTCCTGCACCTTCGAGAATTTTTGCCGCAGCACGATAGTGACCAATATTTGTCATGCAAGAACCAATAAATACTTCATCTACTTTGTCTCCTGCACATTCAGACATTAATTTAACGTTATCAGGATCGTTAGGTGCTGCAACTATAGGCTCTTTGATTTCATTAAGATTAACTTCAATGATGTCTGCATATTCAGCATCTTCATCGGCGGACATTAATTCTGGGTTAGCTAACCACTGTTCCATTTTGGCGACGCGACGCATAATAGTACGGGCATCTTGATAACCACGGGCAACCATGTTTTTCAACAAAGCAACATTAGAGCGTAAATATTCAGCTACTGTTTCTTCACTTAGCTTGATGGTACTTCCAGAACAAGAACGTTCGGCAGTTGCATCAGTCAGTTCAAACGCTTGTTCAACTTTGAGGTCGGGTAAACCTTCCATTTCCATCACCCGTCCGTTAAAGACGTTTTTCTTATTGGCTTTGGCAACGGTGAGTTTTCCTTCTTGGATAGCTACCCAAGGAATAGCGTTAACAATGTCTCTGAGAGTTACTCCAGGCTGTAATTCTCCTGTAAAGCGGACTAAAACAGATTCAGGCATATCTAAAGGCATTACACCCAAAGCAGAGGCAAAAGCCACCAACCCCGAACCAGCGGGAAATGAAATACCTAAGGGGAAACGGGTATGAGAATCACCACCAGTCCCAACGGTGTCAGGCAACAACATTCTATTCATCCAAGAGTGAATAATACCGTCTCCAGGGCGTAATGCTACTCCACCACGGGTAGAGAAGAAGTCTGGGAGATCTTTATGGGTTTGAATATCTACGGGTTTAGGATAGGCTGCGGTATGACAAAAAGTTTGCAAAGTTAAATCAGCATTGAACCCCAAACAAGCTAATTCTTTTAACTCGTCCCGTGTCATCGGTCCTGTTGTATCTTGAGAACCAACAGTAGTCATAATAGGTTCGCAGGATGTACCAGGGCGAACACCAGGTAAACCGCAAGCTTTACCCACCATTTTTTGCGCTAAAGTAAATCCTTTACCAGTATTTTCAGGCATGGAGGGACGGGTAAAGATTTCTGAGACATCTAACCCCAGTGCTTCACGAGTTTTATCTGTTAATGCTCGACCAATTAATAAGGGAATACGCCCCCCTGCACGCACTTCGTCAGCGATAGTATCTGGTTTGAGACTGAAGCTAGAGATAACTTCACCAGACTCGTTAGTAATTTCACCTTTGTAGGGATGTATGGTGATAATATCACCACTTTCCAGCTGGCTAACGTCACATTCAATTGGTAATGCACCTGAATCTTCAGCAGTATTGAAGAATATAGGAGCAATTTTATTACCTAAGATATAGCCACCAGCTCTTTTATTGGGAACAAAAGGAATTTCATCGCCAATATGCCATAAAACGGAGTTGATTGCAGATTTACGAGAAGAACCAGTTCCCACTACGTCCCCAACATAAGCAACGGGATGTCCTTTTTCTTTCAACTTAGCAATAGTCTCTAGCCCTTCTGGCATTTTAGACTCCAACATTGCTAAAGCGTGGAGGGGAATGTCGGGACGAGTAGTAGCATGGGGAGCGGGAGATAAGTCATCGGTGTTGGTTTCTCCAGGTACTTTAAAGACCGTAACAGTAATCGCTTTCGCCAACTTGGGACGGCTGATAAACCATTCGGCATTTGCCCAAGAATCAATTACCTGTTTAGCATAGGGATTGACATCAGCTAATTCTAAAACGTCATTGAAGGCATCAAAGACTAATAGGGTTTTACTCAATGCTGCTGCTGCTTCCGAAGCAATACTGGGATCGTTAGATTTGAGCAAATCTACTAAAGATTGGACATTATAACCGCCCATCATCGTGCCTAATAAGTCTACTGCTCCTTGAGACGAAATTATCGGACACGTAATCTCACCTTTAGCTACAGCAGTCAAGAAACCTGCTTTGACATAGGCTGCATCATCCACACCAGGAGGAACTCTATCTCGAAGTAATTTTAATAATTCTCCTTTCTCGTCTTCGGGAGGATTTTTTAACAGCTCACATAATTCTGAGGTTTGTTGGGCAGTTAAGGGTAAAGGTGGAATACCTAAAGCGGCTCTTTCGGCAGCATGTTTTCTATATTTTTCTAGCATCTAAAAGTTCTCCTCTCTATATGTAGATTTATTACAGGACAATTTATTGTCTCACTCGATCTCCCTAAATAAGAGAGATTAAACCATAAAAGATTGATAATACAGTTATTGCAGATACGTTTTCTTATAATGTATCGAGTATTGAAGATAATTGGCTAGACGGTTTTTTAGGGTTTGATGATGGATGTAGTGCTCGGCTTTGCTGCATACCCTCTATGGTAACAAGACCTATACCTCGATGAATCTTTTTCTAGGTAAAGCGATCGCTTAAATACAATTACAATATCGATAATGAGCATCTAGGTAAAATCATGATTGCTTCTCCAGACAAATCCTATTTAACTCCAGAAGAATATCTTCAGTTAGAAGCAGCTAGCGATTCTAAACACGAATATATTAATGGTGAAATCTATGCCATGGCTGGTGCGACAGATACTCATGTGACTATTGCATTGAATATAGCTGTTATGTTACGTAACCATTTAAGAGGTTCTGGATGTAGAGTATTTATTTCTGATATGAAAGTCAGGATCGAAACCAAAAATCGTTTTTATTACCCTGATGTAATGGTAACTTGTGAGCTAAAAGACAGAGAAAATAGCACTTATAAACAGTTTCCTCGTTTAATCATTGAAGTGTTATCTGATTCTACTGAAGC
This genomic window contains:
- the acnB gene encoding bifunctional aconitate hydratase 2/2-methylisocitrate dehydratase, with the translated sequence MLEKYRKHAAERAALGIPPLPLTAQQTSELCELLKNPPEDEKGELLKLLRDRVPPGVDDAAYVKAGFLTAVAKGEITCPIISSQGAVDLLGTMMGGYNVQSLVDLLKSNDPSIASEAAAALSKTLLVFDAFNDVLELADVNPYAKQVIDSWANAEWFISRPKLAKAITVTVFKVPGETNTDDLSPAPHATTRPDIPLHALAMLESKMPEGLETIAKLKEKGHPVAYVGDVVGTGSSRKSAINSVLWHIGDEIPFVPNKRAGGYILGNKIAPIFFNTAEDSGALPIECDVSQLESGDIITIHPYKGEITNESGEVISSFSLKPDTIADEVRAGGRIPLLIGRALTDKTREALGLDVSEIFTRPSMPENTGKGFTLAQKMVGKACGLPGVRPGTSCEPIMTTVGSQDTTGPMTRDELKELACLGFNADLTLQTFCHTAAYPKPVDIQTHKDLPDFFSTRGGVALRPGDGIIHSWMNRMLLPDTVGTGGDSHTRFPLGISFPAGSGLVAFASALGVMPLDMPESVLVRFTGELQPGVTLRDIVNAIPWVAIQEGKLTVAKANKKNVFNGRVMEMEGLPDLKVEQAFELTDATAERSCSGSTIKLSEETVAEYLRSNVALLKNMVARGYQDARTIMRRVAKMEQWLANPELMSADEDAEYADIIEVNLNEIKEPIVAAPNDPDNVKLMSECAGDKVDEVFIGSCMTNIGHYRAAAKILEGAGVVKGRLWICPPTRMDEKQLREEGVYGIFAAAGARTEMPGCSLCMGNQARVEDNATVFSTSTRNFNNRMGKGAQVYLGSAELAAVCALLGKIPTVEEYMAVVKEKIAPFEGDLYRYLNFDQIENFEDEGRVIPLSEMPKIEDILGMPV
- a CDS encoding Uma2 family endonuclease, with the translated sequence MIASPDKSYLTPEEYLQLEAASDSKHEYINGEIYAMAGATDTHVTIALNIAVMLRNHLRGSGCRVFISDMKVRIETKNRFYYPDVMVTCELKDRENSTYKQFPRLIIEVLSDSTEAFDRGDKFADYQSLPSLQEYVLINTKKARIECFRRTEEGLWLLQFYELEDGQFKLTNIDFTGNISDVYEEVEFVEPSAS